Within the Staphylococcus argenteus genome, the region ATTTTTATTAGATGTGTAACAAAATTTTGAAGTAGTTTTCGTATATTGCTTGCTAAACATGCCATATTTGTATGGAAAATCATACTATGATAGAAACCACTTATGATTCTATGGTAGTACTTATACATAAGTGATTTCTATTGAATATGTAATGAAGTTCATATATTAATATAACTTTCATTGGTATAGTAGTCGCAATAATTAATATAAACAATAAAAAATAACTATCATTTCAAAACTTTGACAACGAATAATGGTTAAAGAAAATCTCATTTAGTCACCGTCTTTTTAACGGGCTCAATAGGCGACATGCTGTTGTATCTCATCTATTTACGCACTGCACAATATAATAATAATACAATTAAACTTCGATGTACATTTAACATAAAGTAGTGGAAATGTTGAAAAGTAAATTCAGCTTGAAAATATTCAGAAAATTCTGTATAGTTTAAATAAAGAGATATAGATTAAATATAAAGAGGTGTTTTTTAAATGAAGAACAAAATTTTTGGCGCTATATTATATTTATCTTTAGCACTTGGATTATCAACAGCAGCTTATGCATCTAAAGAATACGCAGAAGGAGGCACTTGGAGTCACGGTGTCGGCAGTAAGTATGTTTGGTCTTATTATTATCATGGTCATAAAGGACATGGTGCAACAGCTATTGGAAAATACAGATCATTTAGTGGTTATACGAGAGCTGGTGTAAAAGCAAAAGCATCAGCTACTAAAAATAATTGGTGGGTCAATAGAGCATATTATAACATTTATTAAATACTAAATAATCATACAAAACAAACAACGCAAGAGGTACAACATGAAATGGTTCAAATTAATACTTGATGTTACAATCTTCATTCTAATTGCTATATTGTTATTTGTTTATACATATAAAGAAAACGAAGAAATATTGCCTGATACTAAATATCCTATAGCGGTAACTGACTGGAATAAAAAATATAGTAAAAATGAGATTTATAAACGTATAAATCAATTCGCTAAAAATGAGAATGTAGCAATCTATAAATCAACTTCAAATTATACAAATAAAAAAGTAGATAAAGATATATATGTATTTAATAAATCGAAAGCGACACCTATAACACCGTTTAACTCTAAATATAACATTCACTATATAAATGACAATGAATTATTAAAAAAGGATATCAAAGGGAGTTATTTTGTCAAAGACACAAATTTTGATGTGTCTAAATTTATAAATTTTTTAAAACAATATGGTGTTTCTGCTGAATCATACAAAGTAAATCATATGATGATTGCGGTAGGTGTCATTAAACAAATGAATTTAGTAGTGCCGTTATCCGCACTTTTAATCGTTTATTTTATATATTATATTTTCGAAAAAAACATTAACTTTAAAGGTTATGCGATTAAGTATTTAAATGGTTTTACATTAAGAAAAATAATTTTCGAGAAGTTTTCAATGAAATGTACGTATTGGTTAACGTTAATGATAACTCAAATTATTTTAACTACATGCATACTTTGGATATTAAACTACACAGGTAATTTAGATTTATTCATATTAAGATTAGTTCTTCTTTCAAGTCTTTTTATTTTAACGATTAGTGGTATTAATTTATGGACTTTTTTAATGTTATTAAATTTAAATATTGCCAACATGATTAAAGGTAAGCAGCACTTTAAAACGATACGTTTTATTAATACAGTTTGTAAAAGTATTCTTTTAGTACTAATATCTACCGTAATTATAGAAAATGCTAGCGTAATTAAAGATTTGAATAAAATAAAAGAAACTGAGAAATATTGGAATGTATTAGATGATTATTACACGATTGAATTTGCACCTTATCACGAAACGAAACAAAGTTTGATTGATAATATGGTCCGATCAGAGCAATTAGTAAAGGCTAGTGAAGCAGAAAATAATGCGATTTTATTCAAACCAAAGAGTGACTCCGCTGACAGTGACAACTTTTCGCCTGATGAGGGGAATGTAATATTAGTAAATAATCAGTTTTGGTCGATTTATCACAAGCAGTTTCAACCTGATATTCCGATAAAAAATCAAAAAAATAATGTCGAAGTAATTATTCCACAAAAGTTTCATGCAATGCGTAATGAAATCAATCAAACGTATCATTCATGGTTTGAATTTGTGCAAAATAAAAATAATAAAGAAAATAAGTTATCCATGCAGTTTATAAACACAAATGATTACCGAATTTTTACATTTGATGCACGAGATAGTCGTCATTTGTCATTTATAGATTCTCCAATCATTGTGAATGTTCAAGCCTCAGATTTATCCAATGATTTTTATTATGCCATGATAAGTCAAGGCGGATATTTATTCAAAAATTATGACGCGTTAGTAAAAAATATTGAAAAGTATCATCTTGATGGGGAAATCAGTGGAATAACTAATTATAAAGATAGCGTAATGGAAATCTATCATGAAAACAATCTGAAGTTAACAGTACTCATATTTTCACAAATCATTATTGCAATCATTTTAGTAATTATTATTTTATTTGATGTGAAATATTATTTTGAACAGCATCGAAAATTACTCGTAATCAAAAAACTATATGGCTATTCAACATTAAGAGCAAATTATCAATATTTATTAATAAATAATATTTTTGTTGTTTTTATTGGAATATTAACGAATGTATTTATAAATTCTCATTATTTAGTGATGATATTTGCGACAATTCTCGTAGTTCAAATACTGTTACAGTTTTGTAGCTTATATTATTTAGATAGACGTTTTAATGAAGTTATCAAGGAGTTTTAACTATGAAATTTATCATTGCAATATTATTAGGATTAATTATGGCTATTACTATTGCGTTCACAATTATACACCATCCAATACTTGATCGTTTTAATCCTTTCTTAAAAACGGAGTACAGCTTTGCCAAAGTACCAAAAGGTACGCAACAATATGTGAATATTACGGCTTATAGTGAAAAAGGGGAAAAACTTGATTATAAATTAACATTTAATGGATTCTCTCCAAGTAGAACATATGTCGAAATAAAGCATAAAGGCCAATATGTTATATCGATAACATATGTTGAAAGAGAGGAAACGCCAAAAGAGGTAAGACAAGAATGATAGAATTAAAAGATTTAACTATACAAAAAGGTAATACAAGTATTTTAAAGAAACTTAACTTGAAATTTCAATGTGGAAAATCATATGCACTTATTGGTAAAAGTGGTTGTGGAAAATCTACTTTATTAAATGCAATTGCTGGACTTGAAAAAATGGGGAAACAGCATATTTATTTTAATGGTCAAGAAGAACGATTCAAATCTAATTTTTATAGGGATAAGTTAGGTTATTTATTCCAAAATTATGGACTAATCGATAATATGACTGTAAATGAAAATCTAGAGATTGGATTAGCATATAAAAAAATAAGTAAGAAAGAAAAAGAACAATTAAAAATACGTTATTTAGAACAGTTTGGACTATATGATAGTTTAAAGAGAAAAGTTCATACGTTAAGTGGTGGAGAACAACAACGCGTTGCCCTAATAAGAATGATATTAAAAGATCCAACTATTATTTTAGCAGATGAACCAACAGGTGCATTAGATCCGAAAACTGGACAGTTGATCATTCAAACATTATTTAATTTAGTCGATGAAAATAAAGTACTAATTTTAGCGACACATGATATGGCTATTGCAAATCGATGTGATGTAGTAATTGATTTGGAACAGTTTAAAAATGTAGTATCTATGTGATGCAATAAAGTTATATTTAAAGCCAATCAAAAGGAATGTTGAAATGAACATGCCCAGTTGATTGGCTTTTTGTTATGCGTTGTTAAGTTATGAAAGTAACAACGGCAAACTGAAAAAAAGTAAAATAATAATATTTAAGACAAGCAATATTAAATGTAATTGATTTTTCGTTTTAATGTAACAAAAAACAATAACAAGTGATAACAGCAAAATGATGATTGCGCCAGGGAAGAACCATAATGCTGAAGCAGTGTACCAAATTATTGGCAACGCCATAATAATAAAAGATAAAAGACAGGAAATGATACCAATAATATTATATGTTCTAGTCAAAATTACACCTCCAATTTTATATTTAAAATGATATGCCTAAAACACTCATTTTAAATACATCATACAATAAAATTAAATTGTGCGATAGAAGAATTTGAAATTAAATTGAATTGTCTTTGGTGAAAATGTGATTTACCCTAAAGTGTATTTTTATACCACGAAGAAAAATGTAGCAAGTTCAGATAATTTTTGTTCTTTAAAATTTTGCGTAATATTATTGTTTTTATTATGCAAATAAATATAATAACAATATTTAATTATTGTATTTGTAGTTGATTAATAGCGTTACGAAGTATAAAATTATTTTGTAAAACAATTTTTTATTAAGAGGTGCGCTATGGAAAAGGGGATTTTCAATTACGATAATGCGAAAGTATTAAAATTAGATACAAACCAATTAAATGAAAATATAAAAGTCATTGATGATGTATTTAAAAATTATGAACAGTTAGAGCCAACTATAGAAATTGAAAATGGGAAGTCAGTTTTAAAATTAAATGGACATTTTATTGCGTCAATTATAGGACCATTAAATGTAAATAAACTTAATAATTTATATGTTGATGAAGATTTTTATCATACATATAACGAATTAATTGTTAAATATACTGAGGTAAAGGAATAATTATGATGAAAAAAGTATTTATGATGGTGCATGAGTTAGATGTCAACAAAGGCGGTATGACCTCTTCGATGTTCAATAGAAGTAAAGAGTTTTATGATGCGGACATTCCTGCTGATATAGTTACTTTCGATTATAAAGGCAACTATGATGACATTATAAAAACATTGAAAAAACAAGGGAAAATGGATCGAAGAACAAAAATGTATAATGTATTTGAATATTTTAAGCAAATATCGAATAACAAACATTTTAAGTCAAATAAATTGTTATATAAACATATTTCAGAAAGATTGAAAAATACGATTGAAATTGAAGAGAGTAAAGGCATTTCAAGATTTTTTGATATGACGACAGGAACATATATTGCCTACATAAGAAAAAGTAAATCTGAAAAAGTGATTGATTTCTTTAAAGATAATAAACGAATAGAACGATTTAGTTTTATAGGTAATAAAGTGCATATGAAGGAAACATTTAATGTAGATAATAAGGTTTGTTATCAAGTGTTTTACGATGAAAAGGGATACCCATATATTTCTAGAAATATTAACGCTAATAATGGCGCTGTAGGTAAAACTTATGTGTTAGTTAATAAAAAAGAATTTAAAAACAATCTAGCACTATGTGTTTACTATTTAGAAAAACTAATAAAAGACACTAAAGATAGTATTATGATTTGTGATGGACCAGGTAGTTTTCCAAAAATGTTTAATACAAAGCATAAAAACGCTCAGAAATATGGTGTTATTCATGTTAATCATCATGAAAACTTCGATAATACTGGTGCATTTAAAAAAAGTGAAAAATATATTATTGAAAATGCGGATAAAATTAATGGTGTAATTGTATTAACAGAGGCACAACGATTGGATATTCTTAAGCAATTTGATGTAGAAAATATTTTCACTATTAGCAATTTTGTTAAAATACATAATGCTCCAAAACATTTTCAGACCGAAAAAATCGTTGGTCATATTTCTAGAATGGTACCAACGAAACGAATTGATTTACTTATTGAAGTAGCTGAGTTAGTCGTAAAAAAAGATAATGGTGTTAAATTTTATATATATGGGGAAGGATCTGTCAAAGATAAAATAGCTAAAATGATTGTAGACAAAAATTTAGAAAACAATGTTTTCCTTAAAGGCTATACAACGACTCCGCAAAAATGCTTGGAAGATTTTAAATTAGTCGTTTCTACATCTCAATATGAAGGCCAAGGTTTAAGTATGATAGAAGCAATGATTTCTAAAAGGCCTGTTATTGCATTTGATATAAAATATGGTCCTAGTGATTTTATAGGAAACAATGTAAATGGATACTTGATTGAAAACCATAATATCAATGACATGGCCGATAAAATTTTAAAACTTGTCAATGACGATGCGTTAGCAGCAGAATTTGGAACGAAGGCTAGAGCGTCTATCATTGAAAAATATTCAACAGAAACTATATTAGAAAAGTGGTTAAACCTTTTCAATCGCTAAATGAAAAAAGTTTGAGAGATAAAATAATGAAATGCTCCCTTCAAAATAGAAATTGAAGAGAGCATTTCACATGTTCAAGCCACAACAAAGTTAAATTGACAGCAATAGACAGAATAAAAACACACATGCAACAAACTTATTAAAAATAAAGTCAGGGGCCCCAACATAGAGAAATTGGGTTCCAATTTCAACAAGCAATGCAAGTTGGGGTGGGGCCCCAACACAGAGAAATTGGGTTCCAATTTCAACAGGCAATGCGAGTTGGGGTGGGCCCCAACAAAGAGAATTTCAAAAAGAAATTCAACAAATTTAGCGAATTAATCACACAAAAAAAGAGAGGATAAGCCTCTCATATAGTCTTTAATAAAACTGTAACCATTTCTTCCAACTATAACTACTGATACAAGCTAAGTTCATTACGATATGTATGATTTCGAATTCATAACCACTTACATATCCTCTTGTAAGTTTAAGTGTGAAGATTGAGCCTAACATAACACAAATATAAAATACATTAACATAAGGCGTTAAAAAGCCGATAATAAGTGCTAAACCTCCAACAACTTCACCAATTGACATTAATACTGCAATGGCAGGTGGTAAACCTAATGAACCTA harbors:
- a CDS encoding glycosyltransferase, with the protein product MKKVFMMVHELDVNKGGMTSSMFNRSKEFYDADIPADIVTFDYKGNYDDIIKTLKKQGKMDRRTKMYNVFEYFKQISNNKHFKSNKLLYKHISERLKNTIEIEESKGISRFFDMTTGTYIAYIRKSKSEKVIDFFKDNKRIERFSFIGNKVHMKETFNVDNKVCYQVFYDEKGYPYISRNINANNGAVGKTYVLVNKKEFKNNLALCVYYLEKLIKDTKDSIMICDGPGSFPKMFNTKHKNAQKYGVIHVNHHENFDNTGAFKKSEKYIIENADKINGVIVLTEAQRLDILKQFDVENIFTISNFVKIHNAPKHFQTEKIVGHISRMVPTKRIDLLIEVAELVVKKDNGVKFYIYGEGSVKDKIAKMIVDKNLENNVFLKGYTTTPQKCLEDFKLVVSTSQYEGQGLSMIEAMISKRPVIAFDIKYGPSDFIGNNVNGYLIENHNINDMADKILKLVNDDALAAEFGTKARASIIEKYSTETILEKWLNLFNR
- a CDS encoding bacteriocin-associated integral membrane family protein → MKWFKLILDVTIFILIAILLFVYTYKENEEILPDTKYPIAVTDWNKKYSKNEIYKRINQFAKNENVAIYKSTSNYTNKKVDKDIYVFNKSKATPITPFNSKYNIHYINDNELLKKDIKGSYFVKDTNFDVSKFINFLKQYGVSAESYKVNHMMIAVGVIKQMNLVVPLSALLIVYFIYYIFEKNINFKGYAIKYLNGFTLRKIIFEKFSMKCTYWLTLMITQIILTTCILWILNYTGNLDLFILRLVLLSSLFILTISGINLWTFLMLLNLNIANMIKGKQHFKTIRFINTVCKSILLVLISTVIIENASVIKDLNKIKETEKYWNVLDDYYTIEFAPYHETKQSLIDNMVRSEQLVKASEAENNAILFKPKSDSADSDNFSPDEGNVILVNNQFWSIYHKQFQPDIPIKNQKNNVEVIIPQKFHAMRNEINQTYHSWFEFVQNKNNKENKLSMQFINTNDYRIFTFDARDSRHLSFIDSPIIVNVQASDLSNDFYYAMISQGGYLFKNYDALVKNIEKYHLDGEISGITNYKDSVMEIYHENNLKLTVLIFSQIIIAIILVIIILFDVKYYFEQHRKLLVIKKLYGYSTLRANYQYLLINNIFVVFIGILTNVFINSHYLVMIFATILVVQILLQFCSLYYLDRRFNEVIKEF
- a CDS encoding YxeA family protein; its protein translation is MKFIIAILLGLIMAITIAFTIIHHPILDRFNPFLKTEYSFAKVPKGTQQYVNITAYSEKGEKLDYKLTFNGFSPSRTYVEIKHKGQYVISITYVEREETPKEVRQE
- a CDS encoding DoxX family protein; this translates as MKLGMLLIRWMLATSFLVHGTLKFVDLDGTIHFLGSLGLPPAIAVLMSIGEVVGGLALIIGFLTPYVNVFYICVMLGSIFTLKLTRGYVSGYEFEIIHIVMNLACISSYSWKKWLQFY
- a CDS encoding ABC transporter ATP-binding protein; the protein is MIELKDLTIQKGNTSILKKLNLKFQCGKSYALIGKSGCGKSTLLNAIAGLEKMGKQHIYFNGQEERFKSNFYRDKLGYLFQNYGLIDNMTVNENLEIGLAYKKISKKEKEQLKIRYLEQFGLYDSLKRKVHTLSGGEQQRVALIRMILKDPTIILADEPTGALDPKTGQLIIQTLFNLVDENKVLILATHDMAIANRCDVVIDLEQFKNVVSM
- a CDS encoding lactococcin 972 family bacteriocin, with amino-acid sequence MKNKIFGAILYLSLALGLSTAAYASKEYAEGGTWSHGVGSKYVWSYYYHGHKGHGATAIGKYRSFSGYTRAGVKAKASATKNNWWVNRAYYNIY